A single region of the Lotus japonicus ecotype B-129 chromosome 4, LjGifu_v1.2 genome encodes:
- the LOC130712995 gene encoding uncharacterized protein LOC130712995, translating to MEEAATLRSTNQNPVHRPSEKARDPGETKRDREPRRKSQDEKKQKRKKFDSYTPLNSSLSRILRERASTDLRDKAPPLLTRGDKLDSKRFCEFHDSPGHNTDECLNLKYKVEELVRIGRLSKYVALSSGDLPRPPRARARTPPRNRARTPPRARSPHRRRSPDRRRSPDRRRSPGRRRSPDWRDQDEV from the coding sequence ATGGAGGAAGCGGCGACATTGAGGTCAACCAATCAAAACCCAGTCCATAGGCCCTCTGAGAAAGCCCGGGACCCTGGAGAAACTAAGCGCGATCGCGAGCCCCGGCGGAAGAGCCAGGATGAGAAAAAGCAAAAACGGAAGAAGTTCGATAGCTACACCCCCCTGAACTCTTCCCTCTCCCGCATCTTGCGGGAGAGAGCCTCCACCGACCTCAGGGACAAGGCCCCCCCACTACTCACTCGGGGGGATAAGCTGGATTCAAAAAGGTTCTGCGAATTCCATGACAGCCCCGGCCATAACACAGACGAGTGTCTGAACCTGAAGTACAAAGTAGAAGAACTAGTCAGAATCGGAAGATTGTCAAAGTACGTCGCTCTCTCCTCAGGCGACCTCCCTCGTCCGCCCAGAGCCCGGGCCCGAACTCCGCCCAGGAACCGAGCCCGAACACCCCCTCGGGCGAGGAGCCCTCATCGTCGCCGAAGTCCCGACCGACGCAGGAGCCCCGATCGTCGTAGAAGTCCAGGTCGACGCCGATCTCCAGATTGGCGGGACCAAGATGAAGTATGA
- the LOC130712994 gene encoding uncharacterized protein LOC130712994 yields the protein MSAAGRPLPSSLRPPQQKVPITFTEDDYDTDTGEEDDLIVVEALIANGKVRRVLIDTGSSADIMFYDAYKTLGLSVKDLIPYDHDLIGFIGDRVLPLGYFDTYLSLGDHDVCRTVKARFLVVKCPTAYNAIIGRPSLNVYRAIVSTHHLMMKYPWAGRAVSVRGNLTMTRGCYNSSCRMAREDRKRKEPDRGKRVESFHL from the coding sequence ATGTCAGCCGCTGGACGACCTCTCCCCAGCTCCCTCCGCCCACCGCAGCAGAAGGTTCCCATCACCTTCACGGAAGACGACTACGACACGGACACCGGCGAGGAGGACGATTTGATTGTCGTGGAAGCCCTCATCGCAAACGGTAAGGTACGACGGGTTCTCATCGACACAGGTAGTTCCgctgacattatgttttatgatgcTTATAAAACCCTAGGCTTATCTGTGAAAGACCTGATCCCCTACGACCACGACTTGATCGGGTTCATTGGGGACAGAGTTCTGCCCTTAGGATATTTTGATACATACCTCTCCCTAGGAGACCATGATGTTTGCAGGACTGTAAAGGCCCGGTTCTTGGTGGTGAAATGCCCAACAGCGTACAACGCCATCATCGGTAGACCGAGCCTCAATGTTTACCGGGCCATTGTCTCCACCCACCACCTGATGATGAAGTACCCATGGGCCGGAAGGGCAGTTTCCGTACGCGGAAACCTAACCATGACCAGGGGGTGTTATAACTCCAGCTGCAGGATGGCACGAGAGGACCGCAAAAGGAAGGAGCCCGACCGCGGGAAAAGAGTCGAAAGCTTCCACCTCTGA
- the LOC130712996 gene encoding auxin response factor 8-like, producing the protein MSDAFISFNFLRWGEKPALDSELWHACAGPLVSLPALGSRVVYFPQGHSEQVAVSTNKEVDAHIPNYPSLPPQLICQLHNVTMHADAETDEVYAQMTLHSCNL; encoded by the exons ATGAGTGATGCTTTcatatcttttaattttctgaGATGGG GGGAAAAGCCAGCTCTAGATTCAGAGCTTTGGCATGCTTGTGCTGGCCCCCTTGTCTCTTTGCCAGCACTTGGAAGCCGCGTGGTGTACTTTCCACAAGGTCACAGTGAACAG GTAGCTGTGTCAACTAACAAGGAAGTGGATGCTCATATTCCAAACTATCCAAGCTTACCTCCTCAACTGATTTGCCAACTTCATAATGTGACTATGCAT GCTGATGCTGAGACTGATGAAGTTTATGCACAGATGACCTTGCATTCTTGCAACCTCTGA